CGGCGAGGCCGACGACCACGATCGCGTAGAACTCCGCCCCTGGTGGGACGAGCGTGTAGTCCATCTGCGCCCGGAGGAACAGCTGGGCGGCGAGCAGCCCCATGCCGATCGCGACCGCGGCGACGGCGAGCATCGGCACGGCGCTCTCCAGGGCCACCACGCGGCGCAGGGTCTGCACCGGGGTGCCGCTGAGGCGCAGCAGGCTGAACGGGCGCTTGCGCTCGCTGAGGCCGCCGATCACGCTGACCGCGAGGCTGCACCCGGCGAGTGCCAGGCTGGCGATGATGATGACGTTGGCCAGCTGTTGCCAGCCGCGCATCGTGTTGGCGAAGTCGGATTCGAACTCGCCGGGGACGTTGGGGCCCACCCAGTAGTTGGGGTAGGCGAGCGACAGCACCGTACGCGCCCGCTCCAGTGCGACGGCCGAGCCGCCCGTGTCGACGACGATCGACACCGCCGGCAGCCGCTGGAGTTCCGCGACGGAGATCGTCGCGGCGGGCCAGACCCTCGTGGCCGACGCCGACTCCCCCCAGGGGATGAAGCTGCCCGGAACGGCGGCGACCGTGGCGCCGTCGGCGCAGCGGCCGTAGACCGCGGGTATGTCGGTGCACGCGATCACCCCGGCGTCGCCGCCTTCGACCGGGTTCATCTTGATCACGGTGGCGCTTCGCACCCCCGGGATCGAGCGCAGCTCGGTCACGAGGCTGCCGGGCACGGTCGGCGGGTCGTCGTAGAAGGAGGTGGACAGGGTGCCGGCGTCGACCGAGCCGATCGGTGCCGGGCCGCGGTTGGCGATGATCGTGGTGATCACGCCGAGGGCCACGCTGGTGACGAAGAGCGCCAGCATGATGCCGCTGATGGCCCGGAATCCGGCCTTCGGGTTGTCGGCGAGCCGCCGGGCGGCGATGAGGGTGGCGGGCCGGCTCGCGTACCGGGCCAGGATGCGTGCGCCGGCCATGGTCAGCCACGGTCCGGCGAAGACGAGGCCGATCATGATGAGGAGCAGTCCGGGGAGGAACGCCGCCATCTGCCCGTCGGATGTCGGGGGCCGGCGGCCGATGAAGTAGGCCAGCTCGGCGACGCCCAGGACGAGGGGGATCAGCCGGTAGGCGCGTGGCGGTCGCGGAGTGGTCCGCCGGGTGACGCCGAGCGGGGAGATCCGGACCCGCCGCAGCGACACCCAGGCCGCCAGGGCTGCGCCGGCCGGAACGCCGAGCGCGACGACCGCGATGTCCAGCGCGCTCAGGGTGATGTCGCCGGGGAAGTACCGCATACCGGTGATCGGGATCGCGGCGAGCTGGTGGCGGAAGGCGTAGAACATCGCGAAGCCCAGGACGGTGCCGGCCACGGCTGCCGCTGCGGCTTCGGTCGCCGCGATCACCGAGATCTGCTTGGGTGTGGCTCCGACCAGGCGCATGGCGGCGAATCGCTGCTCCCTGCGGGCCGCGCTGAGCCGGGTCGCCGTCCCGATGAAGATGAGGACGGGGAAGAGCAGGCCGCCGGCGATCACCCCGACGATGAGGTCGACCACGGTCTCGGGGAGCGCGGGCGCCTTGTCGCCGATGCTGGTGAGCTTCCTGGCGTTGGGGAGCACGGCGGCCAGGTCGGCGGTGTTGCCGATGATGACGAGCAGGGCGTCCGGTGAGGCCAGGGCGTCTGGTCCGATGGTGCCGAGGCTCCGTCCGGGGTAGCGGTCGCTGAGCTGCGCTGCGGGGACCTCGGCGAGCAGTTCGGCGAGCGCCGGTGAGGCGTAATAGTCTCCGGGGCCCGGCACCGACGGGATGCCGATCGGGGTCGGTGCGGTCGGTCCGGTGGGGGCGACGTCGACCCGGATGATCGGAGTGCCCTGGTAGTAGTCCTCCCGGGTGGACCACCACAGCGCGTCCCCGTCGCCCGCCGACGCGCTGGGGTAGAGCAACGCATAGCGCGTGAGCTGCGTATTGGTGGCGTTGACGCCGGCGAGGGTGATCAGCAGCAGCCCGGCGCCGATGGCGACCGCGGCGGCGATGACGACCAGGCGGATGAGCGCCTCACGACCGCCCGCGACGGCGAGGCGCAGCCCGAAGCGGATCATGACGGCACCCGCTCCGGCGCGTTGACGCGCCCGTCGCGGACGATGACCTCGCGGTCGGCGTAGGCGGCGACCCGTGGTTCGTGGGTGACGAGGATGACGGTGGTCCCCTGCTCGCGGGCTGCGGCGACCATCAGCTCCATCACCTGCTCGCCGGTGAGCGAGTCGAGTGCACCGGTCGGCTCGTCGGCGAACAGGACCTCCGGCCCGGCGACCAGGCCGCGAGCGAGGGCGACGCGCTGGGCCTGCCCTCCGGACAGCTCGCCCGAGCGGCGGTGCTCCATGCCGTCGAGGCCGAGCCGCTCGAACCAGCTGTGGGCCTTGCGCAGTGCCTCGGCCCGGCGGACGCCGCTGAGCAGCAGCGGCAGCGCGACGTTTTCCGCGGCGGTGAGCTCGGGGACGAGCTGGCCGAACTGGAACACGAACCCGAAGCGGTCCCGGCGCAGGCTGCTGCGCTGATGCTCGGTCATCGAGTCGACCCGGGCGCCGTCGAACAGGATCTCGCCGGACTCGGGAACCAGGATGCCCGCCAGGCAGTGCAGCAGCGTCGACTTGCCCGATCCGCTGGGCCCCATGATGGCGAGGATCTCGCCGGAGTCCACGGCGATGCTGGCGCCCTGCAGTGCGGGGGTCTTGCCGAAGGAGAACGCGACGTTGCGCGCTTCGATCGCGATGGTCATCGTTGCACCGTCTTCTTCAGGGCGTCCAGTCGGGCGCCGGTGATCTCGATCCACCGCAGGTCCGCCTCCAGGTGGTAGAGGCCGTGGTCGGCGAGGAGCCCGTCGACGAGGCTGCCGGTGCGCTTGATCTCGGTGAGCTCGCGCATCCGCTGCAGGTGCGCGGCGCGCTGGGTGTCGAGGTATTCGGCGGCGGGGCGGTCGAGCATGAGTGCGAGCACGACCTTGGCGAAGAGCACGGTCTGCAGGTGCGGCTCCGGGTCGACGGGCTGGGTCAGCCACTGCTCGATCTCGGTCGCGCCCAGCTCGGTGATGATGTAGCGCTTGCGGTCGGGTCCCTCGCCGGGACCGACCTCGTCGATCACCACCTTGCCGTCGCGGGCGAGCCGGCTGAGGGTCGAGTAGACCTGGCCGAACGGCAGTGGTTTGCCGCGGCCGAAATAGGCGTCGTACTCATGCTTGAGGTCGTAGCCATGGCTCGGCTCCCGCTGGAGCAGGCCGAGGAGGGTGAGGGGGACGCTCATGCCGGAAGACTACACTGAGGGTATACCTCGCGTATATACCCTCAGTGTGATGCTCGCCGCTTCACGCGGCGCCCGCCCACCGGATGGCGTTGCGCAGCAGCGTGACGTAGGCCGGATTCTGGAACAGGTCGGGGTGGTGGCCCATGAAGATGTAGGCGTTGCGGCCGGGGTGGTTCGGGTTCGTCCAGATCACCGGGTGGTCGCCCATCCTGATCGCCGAGGCGGGATCGTAGGAGTGCTCGTCGACGGTGGCGAGCACGTGCACGTGGGGCCGGGGACTGCTGTCCCAGACGTACCACTCGTCGGTCTCGACCCGGAAGGCCGCCGGCACCCCCTCGAACAGGGGATGGGAGCCGTCCTCGACGTGCACGGTGGCCGACGCGCACGACGCGATGTAGTCGCGGTAGTTGATCCGCCCCAGGAAGTCGTGGAACCACGTCCAGGGCGGTTCGGACTCGGGCGTGACGACGGGGCCGTAGAGGCCGGCGTGGTGCAGGCCGACCCAGCCGCCGCGCCCGGTCTCGAGGTACTTCTCGAACGCGGCCCGGGCGGTCGCGTTCCACCGGAACGGCGTGTAGTTGAGCTGCAGGATCAGGTCGTAGTCGGCGAGCAGCCGGTCGGTGAGCGGGTCCGGGCTCTGCAGGTGCGTGACCTTCAGGCCGGGCTCGGTGCTGAGCCAGGCCGTCGCGGCCGCCACGAACGGGGCGTGGATCTCCGGTTCGCCGCCGACCGTCAGCTCTCCGATCGCGAGTACAGCGAGCGTCATCAGGCCATTATTGGATGCAGTCGGCCGAGACGCCGCCGATCGTGAGGTGCCAGTCGCAGCCCATCGGCGCCACGGAGACCAGCCCGAGGGCCGGGTCGACCAGCCGGACCACGCGCCCTGTGGAAAGATCCCACGCCAGCAGCCCCTCCTGCTGCGTGTAGACGAGCACCTCGTTGCTGTTCTGCCAGCCGTAGACGGCACAGCACCCCTTGTTGCGGTCGCGTTCGCCGAGGTCCAGCACCTGGGTGAAGGCGCCGGTCCGGGCGTCGAGCACGGCCACGAAGTCGCGTGGCCCCGAACCGTTCGCGGTGCTGAGCTGGCCGTTCGCCGCGAAGGCGACGAGGTCGCCGTAGCGCCATCCGCGCGGGCTCAGGTAGCTGATCCGGTAGGCGCCGAGGGTCCGGGAGTCGACGGGCACGGTCCCGGTCCGGGCGAGCCCGCCGTCGTCGTAGGCCAGCAGCTCCAGCGGCTCGGCGCCGGTGTCCGCGGGGATCAGCGCGGTGAGCCCGGATCCGCCGCCGACGAGCGGGGTGACCCGCTGGCCCGCGACGGCTGCCCGGACGACCGAGCGGGTCTGGACATCGACGAGCCACGTCTCGGCCTCGCTGGAGACCAGCACGTGCCGTCCGTCGGCGAGCCAGGTCACCTGCTCGTTGAGGCCCGGCAGGGCGATCCTGGCGACATCCCCGGTCAGCAGGTCCACGATCACCGCGGCGTCGGGCTGCGCGAAGGCGGCCCGGGTCCCCATCGGCCCGAGGGAGTTGACGCCCAGCGGCATCGCCTGGTTGCCGCCGGCGTCACGGGTGTCGACGAGATCGACATCGACCCGCGCCCAGTGGAACCTCCCGTCGCCGCTGCCGCCGTTGACCGTCCCCTCGCCGTAGGCGTAGATCGCGGAGGCGCCCGTGGCGATCGGGGAGTAGAGCATGACGGCGTGGCTGATCGGCGCCTCGGCGAGGGTCGGCACCCGGGCGGGCAGATTGATCGAGGCCGGCCAGTAGGGCTCCGACCGAGGGCTCCGCGCGGGCTCGGCGGGCAGCCGGTCGACCCTGGCCAGAGCGGACGGCTGCGGCAGCGGCGCGGGGGAGGCGGTCGGCCCCGTCGTCACGTCCGCCCCGGTCGGGCGCCACGCCGCCACGGCGGCGCCGGAGATCAGCACGACCGCCGCGAGCGCCCCGGCGACCACGGTCCGCCGCCGCCGGACCCGGGCGGCACCGGCCGCGGCGGGGCCAGCGAGGTGGGGCGGCGGCACATCCTCGGCGAGCGCTTCGAACATGGCGTGGAGATCTTCGCGGCTCATCGCACGGCTCCTGGGCTGTCCTGGCGTACCAGATCGGATAGTTCGGGCGCGAGCTCGCGCAGTCGGCGCAGCGCGACCGAGGTCTGGCTCTTGACCGTGCCGAGTGCAACCCCCAAGACCTCGGCGGTACGCGCCTCCGTGTGGTCCTCGTAGAACCGCAGCACCAGGATCGCCCGCTGTTTCGGGGTGAGCCGGGACAGCGCGTCGGCGAAGACGACGCGGAGCTGAACGGTGTCCCCGCCGTCGTCGGGACCGAGCCGGTCCGGTGGCTCGGCGACGGTGATCTCCCGGCGCCGGGTGCGCCACCAGGAGACCGCGTCGCGGTAGACGATCCGGCGCAGGTAGGCCTCGGGTTGCCCGTCGCGGAGCCGGGGCCAGCGCAGCGCGACCTTGACCAGGGCCGACTGGAGCAGATCCTCGGCCAGGTGCCGGTCACCGCAGATCAGGTACGCCGAGCGCAGCATCCGGTGCTGGCACGCCTGCGCGAACGCGGTGAAATCCGCGTGCTGGTCGATCCGGTTCGGGCTCACGGGACTACAACGCAGGGGCCCGCCGCAATGGTTGGGGGTCGCCGGGACGAATAAAGTGTCGAGCGTGACCGAGGTGACAGGCGAGCAGTACGTGCAGGTGTCCACCACCACCGACTCCGCCGATCGTGCGGCTGAGCTGGTGTCCTCGGCGGTGGCCGCACGGGTCGCGGCGTGCGGTCAGGTCGTCGGCCCCATCACCAGCACGTACTGGTGGCAGGGCGCTCAGGAGACGGCCGAGGAGTGGCTGATCCTCTTCAAGACCCCGGCCGACCGGGCTGCCGCGCTGCAGCAGCACATCCTCGCCGGTCATGGCTACGACGTCCCGGAGATCATCCACACACCGATCATCGGCGGGAACCCGGCGTACCTCGCCTGGCTTACCGCGGAGACCCGGTTCGCGCAGGGCTGACTACTTTTTGAAGTAGTACCCGGCCTCCAGGTCGGCGATGAGTCCGGGGTGCGTGGGGTTCCATCCGAGCAGCCGCTGGGTCGCCGAGCTCGACGCCGCAGCGTCGCCACCGAAGATGCGCCCCATCCACCCGAAGTGCTCACCGGCCTGCTCGGCGGGGATGGAGACCACCGGTAGGCCGAGCCCGCGACCGATCGCCTCGGCGATCTCCCGGGTCGGCACGCCCTCCTCGGCGGTGGCGTGCAGTGCCGCACCGGCGGGTGCCGCGTCCACGGCGAGCCGGACGAGGTTCGCGGCGTCGAGCCGGTGCACGGCGGGCCACCGGTTGCCGCCGTCATCGATGTAGGCGGAGACGCCCTTCTCCCGGGCGATCCCGACCAGGATCGCGATGAAGCCGTGGTCGCCGGGCCCGTGGACGGTGGGGGCGAACCGCACCGACGAGACGCGGACGCCGCGGGTGGCGTACCCCATCGCTGTGCGAACACCCGCGTTGCGCGGGTGGCCGGCCGGGTCGGGCACGTCCTGCTCGGTGGCGACCCGGCCGGGCGCCAGTCCGAGCACGCCCGCCGCGACGACGAACGGCCGCTCGGTGCCCTCCAGCGCCGTGCCGATGGCGTCGATCACGGCCAGGTCGGTCCGCGCCGCCGCCTCCATCTGGGTGAAGTCGTGGCTGTATCCGAGGTGGATCACGCCGTCGGCGGCGGCTGCCCCGGCGCGCAGGCTGTCGAGGTCGCCCAGATCGCCTCGATGAGCCTCGGCGCCGAGCCGGGCGACCGACTCGGCGGCGGCGTCGGAACGGGCGAGGCCGAGAACATGGTGTCCGGCGCTGAGCAGCTCGGGGATGACGGCGGAGCCGATCCAGCCGCTCGCGCCGGTGACGAAGATGCGCATGAAACCCTCCATGGGGACCGACCGCTCGACAGGGGTCGGAACGATGTCACTTAATGACATCAGCTTAGCAGGCGATGTCACCGAGTGACATCGCTAGACTCATGCCGTGGTGCGATGGGAGGCAGACGCGAGCGGCCGGCTCCGCGAGGCGGCGATGCAGCTCTACGTCGAGCGCGGCTTCGAGCAGACGACCGTCGCCGAGATCGCCAAGCGGGCCGGGCTGACGGCCAGGACGTTCTTCCGCTACTTCGCCGACAAGCGCGAGGTGCTGTTCGCCGGGTCTGCCGATCTGCAGGAACGCCTCGTCCGTGCCCTGGAGGCCGCCCCCGACTCCGCCTCGCCCATGCAGGCCGTCGCGGCCGCGCTCGCCGTCGGCGCCACGACACTGGGACAGCACCACGAGCACTCCCGGCTGCGCCAGTCGATCATCAATGCCAACGCGGACCTGCAGGAACGCGAGCTGATCAAGCTGGCGTCTCTCGCCGCCGCCCTCGCTGACGGGCTGCGCCGGCGGGGAGTGCCGGAACCGGACGCGAGCCTCGCCGCCGAGACGGGCATCGTGGTGCTGCGGGTCGCCTTCGAGCGCTGGGTCGGTGAGCCGCTGGGAGCGGACCTGTCGCAGGCGACGGCTGCGGCGCTCGACCGCCTCGGGGTCGTGACCTCCGCTCGCTGACCGGCGTTATCGGTCGCCGTACTTGATGGTCTCCTCGGCGGTGATGTCGATGATCCGCCTGGTGGTGTCGTCGATCGTGTGTGTCTCGTCGAGCTGCAGGCGGATGGTGCGGGTGATGGTGGCGATCGGGGGTCGGGGTGTCTCCTTCCTGAGGTCGTTGTAGACGGTCCAGGCGACGGTGGCGATGGCGACGATGAGGGAGGCGATGGCGACGGGGTCGGTGTAGCGGGCGGGCGGGGTGGGGGCGGTGGCGGTGCGCTGGTGGAGGGCGGCTTCGACCTGATGGATGAGGGCGGGGTTGTGGTCGGTGGTGAGGTGCTGGGCGACGTTGCGGGCGATGGCGGCGACGGGTTCGGTGGTCACGGTGCGGATTCTCCTGCGGGTGGGTCGGCGAGGTGGGCGCGGGCGGGCATGGGGCTGCCGGTGGTCTCCTGCCGGAGGCGTTCGACATCGGCGATCGGGGTGTTGGTGCCAGACGGCGTCCAGATCCTTCCAGAGTGGTGCCACCGGAATCAGCCGAGACCAGCCATGACACCTGTCCGATCACGGACGGCACCCGAGCTCGTCGGCTATCTTCCGATGTGGATGAACGGCACCCACCGGCTCGGTCGGTCGGGTGCCTCGTCGCGCACCATCAGCATCGCCTCGCGCAGGGCGCCCGCGCTGCGGTCGGCCACGAGCTCGCCGTCGACGACGATCGCCGAGTAGAGCCGCTCGGTCACCCGGGCCGCCACGGCGTCCCAGACCGTCCACAGTGTCGCGACGACCTGCCGCCAGCCGGCGTGGTGCAGCGCGGCGGCGAGGCTGACCGCCTCGTCGGGCACGGTGATGCCGCCGGTCGCGGTCATGCAGGCCGACATGACGACCAGCTCGCCGTGAGCGTGGTCGGCGGTGATGTCGGTGACGGCGATCATGCCGTCGGCGAGCATCAGCCCGCCCAGCGACGGACGGCCCAGGACCTGGATTCCGTGGCAGCTGAAGTGGGCGTGGTCGTGCTCGGCGAGGTCGGCGAGCACGCCGGTACGGGTGGCGGCCGGTCCGACCCGGGTCGTCAGCAGCTCCGGCGGGACCACACCGCTGATCCACTTCTGCTCGCGGGCGGCGCCGCGGAGATCCGGGAGGCCTTCGGTACGCGGCATCCCGACGAACATCAACCGTCCTGATCTGCTCCCGGGGCTGCTCGACCGGGCCCGGATCAGCGCCTGCAGGGTCGGGACGGTGGAGCAGACCACCCGGTCGATCAGGGCGCGCCCGCTGCCGTCATGGTGCCCCGCACCATGGAGGGGCAGCAGGGTCAGCGCACCGGTGGGGCACCACCACATCCGGCCGGGATCCCCGCCGATCGCCGTCAGGACGGGCTCGGCGATGACATCCCACAGCCAGACGAGCTGGTCGAGGAGCAGGGCGTCCAGCTCGGCCTGCGCCGACGGCTCCCCATCGGTGTCCTCCACCGCCTTCAGCGCGGCCAGGTAGGCGTTGGCCCGCTCGATGCTCTCGTCGTGGGTGAGCCCGGGCAGGCGTACCACCGTGAGTGTGCCGGCGGCGACGACGAGCGCGTCGCACCGCCAGTGGCTCACGTTGACGACCGCCACCGGGCCGTCGCGTCCGGCGGCCAGCAGCTCCGCGGCGGTCGGGGGAGCCATGAACGAGCCGAACCCCGGCAGCGACCGGACCCGCGCCACCAGCTCGGCCCACCGGAGCATCAGCGCGATGCGCTGGTCGGCGTTGAACGGCACGCCGGCGGGGGTGGTCAGGTCGGCGTCCGGGCGTACCTCGTCGAGGTGCCGCCGGGTCAGTTCGAGCTCGTCGGCGATGTCCGGGTGCGCCGCCCGCAGCGTCGACAGGTCCGAGCGGGCGCTGAGCATCTGCCGCCAGATCACCGCCCGGCCGTGCTCGACGAGTTCGAGGGCCCGGCGCGGGTCGCCGAGGTTCAGCGCGCAGGCGGCGGCATCCATCGCCAGCCCGAGGTTCCCGTCCAGCGCGAGCTCGCCGTCGATGCGGGTCATGCCGTGCAGCGCGAGCCGGGGCAGCAGCTCGACGCCGCGGGCGTATGCGGTGGCGGCCTCCTCCCAGCGTCCGGCGAGCGCTGATTGCCGGCCCAGCCGACGGCTGGCGATGAGCCGGCTCTCGGCCGGTGCCGTCTCGCAGGCGGCCGCGCGCCGGAGGAGCTCGATCGCCTCCTGCTGTTCGTTGCCGGTCGGCTGATCGGGCCACAGGAGCGCGCGGGCGAGCCGCGACGCGACCCCGGCCCAGGCGGGGTCGGCTTCGGCGGTGGTGTCGACCGCCCGCCGCAGCACCGCCACCGCACGGTTGCGGTCGGCGATGCCGCCGTGGCCGTCGGCGCGGAGCAGCAGTGCGTGACCCAACTGGCCGAGGGCTTCCGGTCGCGCCATGGTGCCCAGGTGCGGCGCGTGCACCGCCGCCTCGATCAAGGGGATGGCGGCTTCGAGGTCGGCGACATCTCCGGTGCTCTCGTATCGGCCGATCAGGCGTGCTCCCCGGTTCAACTGCAACGCCTGGAGCAGGAAGTGCGCGGGCGGGCACTCCCGCAGGGCCTGCTCGGACGCCGCGAACGCCCGCTCCTGATCGGCCGGGTCGGCCAGGGCGTCGAACCGGGCATTCAGGACCTCGGCGAGCGCGCCGAGGGCGCTGGCCCGGATCCTCGGCTCCCGCACGATGGCGAGTGCCTGCTTGCAGACGTCGATCCCCTCTTCGAGGTCGGCCGTCGTGCCCAGGCGATAGAAGCGGACCAGCAGCATCAGCGCGAGGTTGGGCAGCCGCGAGGCGGCGTCGAGCCCGTCCGCCATGGGCAGCTCGTTGGCTCGGCGGTGCCGGTCGATCGCCGCGTGCAGGTCGGCGAGGTCGCCGCGCACGGCGAACCGGCCGTACAGGGCGTCGGCCAGGTTCGCCAGCGCCTTGACGGTGTCCGGGAGCAGCCGCTCCGCCGCAAGCCCCGCCCGGACGGCCTCGTCGAGGTCGCCCGGATCGCCGAGCTCCAGGAAGCGCAGCCGCAGCGCGTTGGTCAGGTTGGTCAGGAACATCCCGCGGAAAGGGCTGGCTGCGGGGATCCCGGCCAGCCCTTGGCGGATGACGTCGACGGCCCGCTGGAGGTCGGCCACGTCCTGGCGGCCCTCATAGCGTTCCACCAGGTGAACGCCGAGATTGGACAGGTAGGTGGTCCTGTCGATCGGGTGCACGTCGCGCGCCGACGCCGCTCGCGCCGCGCATTCCACGGCCTCGTCGAGGTCGGCGTCGGCGCCGGTCAGCCGGTGGCGCAGGGCGAGTGACCGGCCGAGCACCGACCACGCCATCGGGTAGAGCGGCTCGCCGGCCGCGGTCAGGGGCCGGAGCAGTTCGATGGCGGTGTCGAGCTTCGCCGGGTCGTAGCCCTGCTCGCATCGCAGGAGCCGGAGGTGGGCCAGCAGGACCCTGGCGCCGATCGCCTGTGTCGGCGAGTGCTGCTCGAAGTAGGCGAACGATTCGGTGACCGCCGCCTCGGCCTCGGCGAGGTCACCGGGTGTGGCGACCCCGGTCTGGGCGCGCATGCTCAGCGCGAGGCCGAGAACGCTGCGCGCGAAGGCTCCGGTGTCGCTGTCCGGCCGGGTGATCACCACCGCCATCCGGGCTACCCCGGCGGCGGTCGTCAGCGCCGATCCGTCGTACCCCCCGATGGCGATCTTCTGGTAGCGCCAGGCCGCACGTGCCCACCCGCCGGGGCCGGTGTGCGCCATGACCGCGGTCACCAGCGGCCGCAGCCCGTCGGGGAGATCCGGGCGGAACGGCGGAAGGACGAGGACGTAGAGGGCTGCGGCGAGGTGGAGGTCGCGCTCCTGGTGCCGGAATCCGGCGAGGTGGCGGTGCCAGTGCAGGTCGGCGAGGGCGGTCACG
This portion of the Allocatelliglobosispora scoriae genome encodes:
- a CDS encoding PadR family transcriptional regulator — encoded protein: MSVPLTLLGLLQREPSHGYDLKHEYDAYFGRGKPLPFGQVYSTLSRLARDGKVVIDEVGPGEGPDRKRYIITELGATEIEQWLTQPVDPEPHLQTVLFAKVVLALMLDRPAAEYLDTQRAAHLQRMRELTEIKRTGSLVDGLLADHGLYHLEADLRWIEITGARLDALKKTVQR
- the cutA gene encoding divalent-cation tolerance protein CutA, giving the protein MTEVTGEQYVQVSTTTDSADRAAELVSSAVAARVAACGQVVGPITSTYWWQGAQETAEEWLILFKTPADRAAALQQHILAGHGYDVPEIIHTPIIGGNPAYLAWLTAETRFAQG
- a CDS encoding ThuA domain-containing protein, with the translated sequence MTLAVLAIGELTVGGEPEIHAPFVAAATAWLSTEPGLKVTHLQSPDPLTDRLLADYDLILQLNYTPFRWNATARAAFEKYLETGRGGWVGLHHAGLYGPVVTPESEPPWTWFHDFLGRINYRDYIASCASATVHVEDGSHPLFEGVPAAFRVETDEWYVWDSSPRPHVHVLATVDEHSYDPASAIRMGDHPVIWTNPNHPGRNAYIFMGHHPDLFQNPAYVTLLRNAIRWAGAA
- a CDS encoding SigE family RNA polymerase sigma factor yields the protein MSPNRIDQHADFTAFAQACQHRMLRSAYLICGDRHLAEDLLQSALVKVALRWPRLRDGQPEAYLRRIVYRDAVSWWRTRRREITVAEPPDRLGPDDGGDTVQLRVVFADALSRLTPKQRAILVLRFYEDHTEARTAEVLGVALGTVKSQTSVALRRLRELAPELSDLVRQDSPGAVR
- a CDS encoding SDR family oxidoreductase, producing the protein MRIFVTGASGWIGSAVIPELLSAGHHVLGLARSDAAAESVARLGAEAHRGDLGDLDSLRAGAAAADGVIHLGYSHDFTQMEAAARTDLAVIDAIGTALEGTERPFVVAAGVLGLAPGRVATEQDVPDPAGHPRNAGVRTAMGYATRGVRVSSVRFAPTVHGPGDHGFIAILVGIAREKGVSAYIDDGGNRWPAVHRLDAANLVRLAVDAAPAGAALHATAEEGVPTREIAEAIGRGLGLPVVSIPAEQAGEHFGWMGRIFGGDAAASSSATQRLLGWNPTHPGLIADLEAGYYFKK
- a CDS encoding TetR/AcrR family transcriptional regulator encodes the protein MVRWEADASGRLREAAMQLYVERGFEQTTVAEIAKRAGLTARTFFRYFADKREVLFAGSADLQERLVRALEAAPDSASPMQAVAAALAVGATTLGQHHEHSRLRQSIINANADLQERELIKLASLAAALADGLRRRGVPEPDASLAAETGIVVLRVAFERWVGEPLGADLSQATAAALDRLGVVTSAR
- a CDS encoding CHAT domain-containing protein, which codes for MTDAAERDRLTAAITARLGEHRSTGDPAVIGGADAEGEAAALLGILQPLVVAGGITRLVRLRADKDLVRAVTALADLHWHRHLAGFRHQERDLHLAAALYVLVLPPFRPDLPDGLRPLVTAVMAHTGPGGWARAAWRYQKIAIGGYDGSALTTAAGVARMAVVITRPDSDTGAFARSVLGLALSMRAQTGVATPGDLAEAEAAVTESFAYFEQHSPTQAIGARVLLAHLRLLRCEQGYDPAKLDTAIELLRPLTAAGEPLYPMAWSVLGRSLALRHRLTGADADLDEAVECAARAASARDVHPIDRTTYLSNLGVHLVERYEGRQDVADLQRAVDVIRQGLAGIPAASPFRGMFLTNLTNALRLRFLELGDPGDLDEAVRAGLAAERLLPDTVKALANLADALYGRFAVRGDLADLHAAIDRHRRANELPMADGLDAASRLPNLALMLLVRFYRLGTTADLEEGIDVCKQALAIVREPRIRASALGALAEVLNARFDALADPADQERAFAASEQALRECPPAHFLLQALQLNRGARLIGRYESTGDVADLEAAIPLIEAAVHAPHLGTMARPEALGQLGHALLLRADGHGGIADRNRAVAVLRRAVDTTAEADPAWAGVASRLARALLWPDQPTGNEQQEAIELLRRAAACETAPAESRLIASRRLGRQSALAGRWEEAATAYARGVELLPRLALHGMTRIDGELALDGNLGLAMDAAACALNLGDPRRALELVEHGRAVIWRQMLSARSDLSTLRAAHPDIADELELTRRHLDEVRPDADLTTPAGVPFNADQRIALMLRWAELVARVRSLPGFGSFMAPPTAAELLAAGRDGPVAVVNVSHWRCDALVVAAGTLTVVRLPGLTHDESIERANAYLAALKAVEDTDGEPSAQAELDALLLDQLVWLWDVIAEPVLTAIGGDPGRMWWCPTGALTLLPLHGAGHHDGSGRALIDRVVCSTVPTLQALIRARSSSPGSRSGRLMFVGMPRTEGLPDLRGAAREQKWISGVVPPELLTTRVGPAATRTGVLADLAEHDHAHFSCHGIQVLGRPSLGGLMLADGMIAVTDITADHAHGELVVMSACMTATGGITVPDEAVSLAAALHHAGWRQVVATLWTVWDAVAARVTERLYSAIVVDGELVADRSAGALREAMLMVRDEAPDRPSRWVPFIHIGR
- a CDS encoding ABC transporter ATP-binding protein, whose protein sequence is MTIAIEARNVAFSFGKTPALQGASIAVDSGEILAIMGPSGSGKSTLLHCLAGILVPESGEILFDGARVDSMTEHQRSSLRRDRFGFVFQFGQLVPELTAAENVALPLLLSGVRRAEALRKAHSWFERLGLDGMEHRRSGELSGGQAQRVALARGLVAGPEVLFADEPTGALDSLTGEQVMELMVAAAREQGTTVILVTHEPRVAAYADREVIVRDGRVNAPERVPS
- a CDS encoding FtsX-like permease family protein, with amino-acid sequence MIRFGLRLAVAGGREALIRLVVIAAAVAIGAGLLLITLAGVNATNTQLTRYALLYPSASAGDGDALWWSTREDYYQGTPIIRVDVAPTGPTAPTPIGIPSVPGPGDYYASPALAELLAEVPAAQLSDRYPGRSLGTIGPDALASPDALLVIIGNTADLAAVLPNARKLTSIGDKAPALPETVVDLIVGVIAGGLLFPVLIFIGTATRLSAARREQRFAAMRLVGATPKQISVIAATEAAAAAVAGTVLGFAMFYAFRHQLAAIPITGMRYFPGDITLSALDIAVVALGVPAGAALAAWVSLRRVRISPLGVTRRTTPRPPRAYRLIPLVLGVAELAYFIGRRPPTSDGQMAAFLPGLLLIMIGLVFAGPWLTMAGARILARYASRPATLIAARRLADNPKAGFRAISGIMLALFVTSVALGVITTIIANRGPAPIGSVDAGTLSTSFYDDPPTVPGSLVTELRSIPGVRSATVIKMNPVEGGDAGVIACTDIPAVYGRCADGATVAAVPGSFIPWGESASATRVWPAATISVAELQRLPAVSIVVDTGGSAVALERARTVLSLAYPNYWVGPNVPGEFESDFANTMRGWQQLANVIIIASLALAGCSLAVSVIGGLSERKRPFSLLRLSGTPVQTLRRVVALESAVPMLAVAAVAIGMGLLAAQLFLRAQMDYTLVPPGAEFYAIVVVGLAACLGIIASTMPLLERITGPETARSE